TTCATGCATAAGGTGTCGTCGGGCGGTCATCTTTGTTTACAGAAAGTGTTCATCATAGCCGAGCGGCATGTGAAATAGAttaaaatacagattaaaagGCAATAAGGATTCACACATCGATGTAATAGCTAAATAGTGTGGGATCGGCGAACAAACACATGCCTGGTTCGGGTTTAGTCCACTAGGTTTTGGCGTAATCAACAGGTTGAAAGTCAAcggggatttttctttttctgtctgctaCTACAGCATATCCAGTTGAAGGGATGCGTCTCTCTGTACccattttctttctgctttgGGTTAAAGCCCTGACATTGAAAAATCTCAATTATTCTGTCCCGGAGGAGCAAGGACCCGGCACTGTTATAGGTAATATAGCAAAAGATGCCGGATATGGGACCatggagagggggaaaaaatccaACTTCAGAGTACTGGAGAATTCTGCTCCACATTTGGTGGATGTTGACCCGGAGAGTGGACTAATCTTCACCAAACAAAGGATTGACAGGGAAACGTTATGCAGGCGCAACCCAAAGTGCCAGCTCTCTATGGAGGTGTTTGCCAACGACAAGGAAATATGCATGATCAAGATTGATATACAGGACATAAATGACAACTCGCCCAGTTTTCCTTCAGATCATGTTAATATTGATATTTCAGAAAATGCAGCTGCTGGGACACGCTTCCCCCTCACTATTGCACATGACTCAGATTCTGGGGAAAATGGGATAAAGACCTACCAGGTCACGAGAGATGAttacaatacattttctttggatTTAAAAGTGAGGGGTGATGGGACTATATATCCAGAGCTGGTGGTTCAGAGACCTCTGGATAGGGAGGATCAGAGTCATcacaccctcctcctcacagCGATTGATGGCGGGGAGTATCCAAGATCAGGCTCCATGCAAATCAACGTCAGAGTGACTGATTCGAATGACAATAGCCCAGTGTTTGAGAAATCCTCGTATGTGATTGAGATTCCAGAGAATTCACCTCCCGGAAAAGTACTCATAGATTTAAACGCCACTGACCAAGATGAGGGAAGCAACGGGCAGGTGGTATATTCCTTCACTGGATATGCATCTGAGAGAATCCAAGATTTGTTCTCCATTGACTCCAGTACTGGCGTCATCAAGGTCCAGGGAGAGATTGACTATGAAGAGAATCCAATCATAGAGTTTGATGTTCAAGCTAAGGATCTCGGGCCCAACCCAATACCAGGCCACTGTAAAATAACTGTCAAAGTGCTTGACAAAAATGACAACTCACCAATAATAAGTTTTGTCTCTGTCCGGCAGGGAGCCATCAGTGAAGCAGCACCTCCAGAATCTGTCATAGCACTGGTGAGAGTGACAGATAAAGACTCTGGCCGAAATGGTCAACTTCAGTGCAGGGTGCTAGGAAACGTACCCTTCAGACTGCAGGAGAACAATGATAATTTTTACACGCTGCTCACAGACAGACCCCTAGACAGGGAAATGAAAGATGAATACAATGTAACAATAGTGGCGAGAGACAATGGGATCCCGTCCTTGAACTACACTAAGTCATTTACTGTGAAAATCTTGGATGAGAATGACAACGCACCACGCTTTACAAAGACAGTGTACGTGCTACAGGTACCTGAGAACAACATCCCGGGGGAATATTTGGGCTCTGTTCTGGCCCACGACCCAGATGTAGGTCGAAATGGAACAGTGTCGTACTCCATTCTGCCGTCACACATAGGAGATGTTTCTGTGTATACCTATGTATCTGTCAATCCCACCAATGGAGCCATATATGCCTCGCGCTCTTTCAACTACGAGCAAACAAAATCCTTTGAGTTCAAAGTTCAAGCTAAAGACGGAGGATCCCCTCACATGGAGAGCACTTCTACAGTACGGGTCAATGTCCTTGACGTCAATGACAATCTCCCAGTTATTATTTTACCCCTTCTGCAGAATGATACAGCTGAAATCCCAGTGCCTAGAAACGTAGGTATTGGATACATCGTGGCTACAGTGAAAGCGGTGGACCATGACCACGGAGAAAGTGGACATTTGACCTATGAGATCACAGAAGGAAACGACGACCACCTGTTTGAGATGGATCCGGTGGGAGGGGAGGTCAGAACTGCTCATGCTCTTTGGGAAGAGGTCGCCCCAGTGGTTGAGCTGGTGGTGAAGGTAACTGACCATGGCAAGCCCCCCTTATCTGCCGTGGCTAAGCTGATCATTAAGGCGAACACGGAATCAGCGGCAGGAGGGGGTTCCAGTGCGAGCGGGGAACAGCAGCACTGGGATGTATCCCTGCCCCTCATAGTTACCCTCTGCATTATCTCTGTCATGCTCTTAGCAGTCATGACCGCCATCGCTGTCAAGTCCAAACATCAAGATAAGGAGACTGGGAATTATAGCTGCCGCATGGCTGAGTACTCCAATCCTCCAGTGGGgaaaggcaaaaagaaaaggatcaaCAAGAGTGACATCATGCTGGTGCAGagtgagatggaggagagagattcTGCGAGCCGGATGAATGTGGTGAGCAGTCCGTCTCTCATCACTTCACCAATATGTTTTGACTACCAGAGCCCTCTGCCGCTCACACTGcccaggtcagaggtcatgtaCCTGAAAACAACCCCAAACAGCCTGACAGTCCCCAGGGCAGGTTGCCACTCCAGCTTTGCCGGGCTTAGCACAGACACTCCAGCGAATAGGATGTCGGTGATACAGGTAAGAAGGATGCTGCACTGTACTCTTTATCTGCCCGTTATTCTCGCTTA
The Anoplopoma fimbria isolate UVic2021 breed Golden Eagle Sablefish chromosome 16, Afim_UVic_2022, whole genome shotgun sequence genome window above contains:
- the LOC129104804 gene encoding protocadherin-17-like; its protein translation is MRLSVPIFFLLWVKALTLKNLNYSVPEEQGPGTVIGNIAKDAGYGTMERGKKSNFRVLENSAPHLVDVDPESGLIFTKQRIDRETLCRRNPKCQLSMEVFANDKEICMIKIDIQDINDNSPSFPSDHVNIDISENAAAGTRFPLTIAHDSDSGENGIKTYQVTRDDYNTFSLDLKVRGDGTIYPELVVQRPLDREDQSHHTLLLTAIDGGEYPRSGSMQINVRVTDSNDNSPVFEKSSYVIEIPENSPPGKVLIDLNATDQDEGSNGQVVYSFTGYASERIQDLFSIDSSTGVIKVQGEIDYEENPIIEFDVQAKDLGPNPIPGHCKITVKVLDKNDNSPIISFVSVRQGAISEAAPPESVIALVRVTDKDSGRNGQLQCRVLGNVPFRLQENNDNFYTLLTDRPLDREMKDEYNVTIVARDNGIPSLNYTKSFTVKILDENDNAPRFTKTVYVLQVPENNIPGEYLGSVLAHDPDVGRNGTVSYSILPSHIGDVSVYTYVSVNPTNGAIYASRSFNYEQTKSFEFKVQAKDGGSPHMESTSTVRVNVLDVNDNLPVIILPLLQNDTAEIPVPRNVGIGYIVATVKAVDHDHGESGHLTYEITEGNDDHLFEMDPVGGEVRTAHALWEEVAPVVELVVKVTDHGKPPLSAVAKLIIKANTESAAGGGSSASGEQQHWDVSLPLIVTLCIISVMLLAVMTAIAVKSKHQDKETGNYSCRMAEYSNPPVGKGKKKRINKSDIMLVQSEMEERDSASRMNVVSSPSLITSPICFDYQSPLPLTLPRSEVMYLKTTPNSLTVPRAGCHSSFAGLSTDTPANRMSVIQTENFSSEPNYAGSRQPFVQSSTFKDAERASLRDSGHGDSDQADSDQDTNKVSHCDTSAREALKMKATAVNGQPFEQEQDKSVHCTDECRALGHSDRCWMPKLRVGSQADSADNRTNLFIPVGMDAMVETEIYGTISCSSRKTLSTFGKEQRDSTILVANVKPYLKSQRALSPPLQESPSVSSSPTKSSMPLDLTNQESKEEREGGSDSSAYGPPDGQCSPLHTELEEPSYLTRELRPKSLSSSLIHSSVISQECGGSDCALDPRDSGN